The following are encoded together in the Zingiber officinale cultivar Zhangliang chromosome 8A, Zo_v1.1, whole genome shotgun sequence genome:
- the LOC122008194 gene encoding uncharacterized protein LOC122008194 — MALEQSGKIGSFVIILGFLSFILAIVAENKKPPFGTPIQGKGVVICKFPSDPTVLVGSLSVVALVFTIIGGHVAVFFNYKGKAVSNNVLFGYSALFVFFVIAEIVSTLAFAFLIWTVVTEGLHRSRNVHYDLTTQCPTAKTGMFGGAAFLALDAAILWLVCLTLTLNVRADHFEDEEVKKGEYGQVYATELVSQGA, encoded by the exons ATGGCCTTGGAGCAAAGTGGAAAGATTGGGTCCTTTGTGATTATTCTAGGCTTCTTGTCCTTCATATTGGCTATTGTCGCAGAGAACAAAAAG CCTCCGTTTGGAACTCCAATTCAAGGAAAGGGCGTTGTGATCTGCAAATTCCCAAGCGATCCGACAGTGCTGGTCGGTTCTTTGTCAGTCGTTGCTCTAGTTTTTACGATCATAGGAGGGCATGTCGCTGTGTTCTTTAACTACAAAGGGAAGGCTGTTTCAAACAATGTCCTGTTTGGCTACTCCGCCTTATTCGTATTCTTTGTGATCGCTGA GATTGTGTCAACTCTAGCATTTGCGTTCTTGATATGGACTGTCGTTACTGAAGGCCTACACCGATCCCGCAACGTTCACTACGATCTCACGACTCAGTGTCCCACGGCAAAGACCGGCATGTTTGGCGGCGCAGCTTTTCTCGCCCTTGATGCGGCCATCTTGTGGCTTGTTTGCCTCACGCTGACCTTGAACGTAAGAGCTGATCACTTTGAGGACGAGGAGGTTAAGAAGGGAGAGTATGGGCAGGTTTATGCTACTGAATTGGTTAGCCAAGGGGCTTAG